The genomic window AAACTGAACTAGAACGTTCTTCACCAACGACCATGCTCATCTTTAGAACTCCTCCAAAGAGGTCTGAGTTTAGCTCATCCACAAAATTTGTCCTTTGGTAAAGTTTTTCAATCATCTCTGGAGTCATAAATTTTTCCAGGTCTGTAAAAACCGTTCCTTCCTTGACAAAACTCCCATTCATACTGGTAACGACGAACTGATCTCGACACTCTCTCCCTTTAAAATGAAGGAGAGCCTTGTCAACCATAGCATCATCCCAGGTCTGAGCTTGAAGTAATGTATCATACTCAAATATCCGAGCACCGTTAGCAACAACCAAGATCACTCGACTCGCCAAGTGTTCTAATAATTGCCTCATTCGATGAACCTCATTTCCCGTCGCAATGACAAAACGGATACCTCGTTCATCAAATTGGTCTAAAATCTTTTCTAAACGTGGCAAGTCCAGTTGCCCTCTTGGATCCAACAAGGTTCCATCCATATCTGTTGCAATCAATTTAATCGTCATCATATCTCCTTCAGGGTGAGCGTCTACCACTTCAACCCTACATGTTCATTCATTTCTTTATAGGCCGTGTCAATTCGTTCCTTAGTCGCCTCGTCCAACTGATCACGGTGACTGCCCCCCTCAATGAAGTCCTCTAGGATATAGGTCTGATAGAGGAAAAGCGGATAGCCTTCTGGAGAATAAGTCCCTTTGGGTGTTCGATTGACCCAAGTCGGATGCGCTTTGGCCGTTTCAATCCTAGTCTTGCCATCTTTTTTCTTAATGGTCACATCCATGAGAACACCGCGCTCCGTCCACTTGGCATTTTCCTCATCTTGCATGGTTTCAATGCGCTGGTTTGAGAGGAAATTTCCCATGGAGTAGATGATCAGTTTTTTGTCACCATCTTTTTCAACTGTTTCAGCAGGTTCAACGACGTGAGGGTGCCCTCCAAAGATAATATCGGCTCCCCAGTCAATCATCTTATGGTACAGTGTTTTCTGTTCTTCCGTTGGTTCTAGCTGGTACTCAATTCCCATCTGAGGCATAATAACAGTAATATCTGCTTCCTTCTCAGCACGCTCGATTTCTGCCTTCATCTTATCTTCATTCAGATCAGAAAAATAGCGATTATAGTCCTCTTGAGAGATATACTGCTCAATGCCATTAAAACCGTAGGAATAGGCCAGGAGAGCTACCTTGATACCATTGACTTCCTTGATGACTATAGGTGCTTGGTCTCGGGATTCATGTGTGTAGACTCCGATGGGTGTCATTCCAGCCTTTTCAATAGCTTGAGCTGTTGAAACTACTCCCTCAATTTGAGAATCCAAAATATGATTATGAGCCAAATCTAGAACTTGGTAACCTGCATCCTTGATCGCATCCATGACTTCTCCTGGTGCATTAAAGAGAGGATAACCTGCCAAGTAGTGGTCCTTGTTCACTGTTCCTTCAAAGTCACCAATTACCAAATCCGCTTGCTTGAGCCAGGGTTTTACATACTCAAAATTTTCATGGAAATCATAGGTCCCATCTTCTTTAAGAGCTGTTCGGTAGATAGGGATATGGTAGAGAAGGTCGCCATTTGCCATGATACGCGCCGTCGTTTCGCCAGACTGATTTTCCTTGGATGGACCAGATGTACTAGCAGAATCAAGAGTTTGACTACTAGGACTTGTTGCCTTGTTGCCTTGTACTGCTCGAACTAATAAGTTTACCCCCATGGATAAGGAAACTGCAAGCAATAACACAATAATAAACTGGGCATTGGTCCAGGATTTATAATTCCGAAAGAAATCCACACTAGTTCTCCACACCCCATAAAGAGTTCCCTGAGACCATCTATCTTGTCGCTTTTCCATCTTTATTCCCCCTTGCCTTTTGGTGCAAGTCTTTTCTTTTATTATACCACAGACAAAAGAGGAATACCGTTTATTATATTATTTTTTAGGAACTTCTGCGACTTTCTTTCTCGCCTATTTTGTGTTATCATGTAGAGGTAATGAAAGGAGAGAAAATGTCTGCTATAGAACGTATTACAAAAGCTGCTCACTTAATTGATATGAACGATATTATCCGCGAGGGGAATCCAACTCTACGCGCAGTTGCTGAGGAGGTTACTTTTCCACTGTCTGACCAGGAAATCATCCTTGGTGAAAAGATGATGCAATTCCTCAAACATTCCCAAGATCCTGTTATGGCTGAAAAGATGGGGCTCCGCGGTGGTGTTGGACTTGCTGCTCCCCAACTCGATATCTCAAAACGCGTTATTGCTGTTTTAGTGCCCAATATTGTGGAAGAAGGTGAAACTCCACAGGAAGCCTACGACCTGCAAGCTGTTATGTACAATCCAAAAATCATCTCTCACTCTGTTCAAGATGCTGCTCTTGGCGAAGGAGAAGGTTGCCTATCTGTTGACCGTAACGTGCCAGGCTATGTTGTTCGTCATGCTCGTGTCACTGTTGATTATTTTGACAAGGACGGCGAAAAACACCGTATCAAGCTCAAAGGCTACAACTCTATCGTTGTCCAACACGAAATTGATCATCTAAACGGAATCATGTTTTACGATCGTATCAATGAAAAAGACCCATTTGCTGTCAAAGATGGACTCCTCATCCTCGAATAAAGAAAATCCCGTTGCAAGACGGGGTTTTGTGTTATAATAGAGGCATGAAAACAAATGATATTGTCTATGGCGTCCACGCCGTTACCGAAGCCCTCCTGGCAAATACTGGAAACAAACTCTACCTCCAAGAAGATCTTCGAGGTAAGAATGTTGAGAAAGTCAAGGAACTGGCTACAGAAAAGAAGGTCTCCATTTCTTGGACTTCAAAAAAATCCCTCTATGAAATGACCGAAGGCGCTGTTCACCAAGGTTTTGTTCTACGAGTGTCCGAATTTGCCTATAGCGAGTTGGAACACATCCTTGCAAAAACACGTCAAGAGGAAAATCCACTTCTGTTGATTCTGGATGGTCTAACTGACCCCCATAATCTAGGTTCTATCTTAAGGACTGCTGATGCGACCAATGTTTCAGGCGTCATCATTCCCAAGCACCGTGCTGTCGGTGTAACTCCTGTCGTTGCCAAAACAGCCACAGGTGCTATTGAACACGTACCGATTGCGCGAGTGACCAACCTCAGTCAAACCCTAGACAAACTCAAGGATGAGGGATTCTGGACCTTTGGAACGGATATGAACGGTACTCCTTGCCACAAGTGGAATACAAAAGGGAAAATTGCCCTCATCATCGGAAATGAAGGAAAAGGCATCTCCAGCAACATCAAAAAACAGGTTGATGAAATGATTACCATTCCGATGAATGGGCATGTTCAAAGCCTTAATGCCAGTGTCGCTGCAGCCATTCTCATGTACGAAGTTTTCCGAAACAGACTATAAAAAAGTTTCCAGTCATCTGATTGGAAACTTTTTTATGATTATACTCAATGAAAATCAAAGAGCAAACTAGGAAGCTAGCTGTAGACAGCTCAAAGCACTGCTTTGAAGTTGTAGATAAGACTGACGAAGTCAGCTCAAAACACTGTTTTGAGGTTGTGGATAGAACTGACGAAGTCAGTACCCATACCTACGGCAAGGTGAAGCTGACGTGGTTTGAAGAGATTTTCGAAGTGTATTAACTATGTTCTGTAATAAATTTATAGGCTTCTTGACCAGCGATAGCCCCATCCCCAACTGCTGTTGTTACTTGGCGAAGGTCTTTTTGGCGAACATCCCCAACCGCAAATATACCATCAACGCTAGTTTTCATATGATTGTCTGTTACAATCCAGCCTGCCTGGTCTTGAATATTCAATTCTTTAACAAAATCACTAACAGGGTCCAAACCAACATAGATAAAGACACCTCCGAAGGCTTGCTCTGTTATTTGACCTGTTTTTACATTTTCAAAAATGACAGATTCTACTCGATTTTCACCTTTGATTTCCTTGACTACAGAGTCCCAGATAAAGTTGACTTTCTCATTTGCAAAGGCACGGTCTTGCAAAACCTTTTGGGCACGAAGTTGGTCGCGACGGTGAACAATGGTAACAGTCTTGGCAAAGCGAGTCAAGAATAGGGCTTCTTCTACCGCTGAATCTCCACCACCGACTACGAGCAAGTCTTGGTCACGGAAGAAAGCTCCGTCACAGACTGCACAGTAAGAAACTCCTCGGCTATTTAGTTCTTCTTCTCCGGGAACTCCCAAGAGACGGTGTTTTGACCCAGTTGCCACGATGACAGTACGGGTTTCGTAAACTTGATCATCAGTGATTACCTTCTTATAGTCACCCTTGTCTTCAATATTTTCAACATAGCCATAAAGATGCTCAACTCCAAGGTTTTCAAGTGGTTCAAACATCTTTTCAGCCAATTCAGGTCCACTGATGTTGGCATAACCTGGATAGTTTTCAATATCAGATGTGTTGTTCATTTGCCCGCCTGGCAGACCACCTTCAATCAAAGCCACTTTCAGATTGCTTCGAGCGGCATATAAGGCAGCGGTCATTCCCGCAGGTCCAGCACCGATAATAATCGTATCGTACATTTCAATTCCTTCTTTCTTGTTGTAACTATCTTTATTCTAACTCATTCTTGCTAATCACGCAAGGATTATGCCTTGAAAACCAAGAGCAAACTCATGACGGCAAAGGATAACACCGGAACGACCAAAACTCCAATCATAATCATATCATAGAGATGAGCTTGACGAGCCTTGGCTGTCTTGTCCACACCAGACATGGCTCTCAATCCAATCCAAATCCCCAAAAAAATCACAACCAGGATGGTCGTTAAGATCAAACTCTCGAAATATAAAGAAAACAGTTGCAGCAGCATGATCTCTCTCGTTTCTATCTTTTTTAAAGAGTAAACTCAGCTAGTCCAACTAACTGAGTTTTCCTTTTTCTATTATATCAAATATAAGTCCGTTTGTAACTAGCAAAGAATTCTTTTGTTCGTTCTTCTTTCGGATGATTGATGATTTCATCCGGTGTGCCAGACTCGATGATTTTCCCTTTATCTAGGAATAAAACCTTATCTGCCACTTGGGTTACAAAAGACATATCGTGACTGACCAAAATCATGGTTTGACCTGACTTGGCAGCGTCTGCAATAGACTTTTCTACTTCACCGACCAACTCTGGATCAAGGGCTGAAGTGGGCTCATCCAAGAGCAAGACATCTGGTTTCATAGCAAGCGCACGCGCGAGGGCAACCCGTTGCTTTTGTCCACCTGATAAATGGCGAGGATAATGGTTTTCACGGTCAGAAAGACCAACCTTGGCCAACTCTTCCTTAGCGATTTTTGTTGCTTCACCGTCCGATAATTTTTTAACGACGACCAAACCTTCCTTGACATTGTCAAGAGCAGTTCGGCGTTCAAACAAATTAAACTGTTGGAAAACCATAGATAACTTGCGACGAAGGGTTAGGATCTCTTCTTGGCTAATCTGAGAAAAATCAACTTTAAAATTGTCAATCTGAATCGTTCCACTATCTGGAGTTTCAAGGTAGTTCAAACTACGAAGAAAGGTTGATTTCCCAGCTCCAGATGAACCAATCAAAGCCACTACCTCGCCTTTTTGGATATCCAAGTTCAGATGATTCAAGACTGTCTGTCCTGAAAAGGATTTGCTTAAATTCGAAATCTTAATCATTAACGAAGGTCTCCTTTCACATCTGTAGACACTGTATCCGGCGCTGAGATAGCCATTTTTCTCTCGATGAAACGTCCGAGGCTTTCAATTCCGATATTGACTACCCAATAAACAAGGGCTACGGAGATGAAACGCTCAAAATAGCGATAATCGGCTCCACCTAAAATCTGAGCTTGGGCAAAGACCTCCACAACACCCGCACTAAAGGCTAGAGATGTTCCCTTGGTCAAACCAATAAGGGAATTAATCAAGGTTGGAGTCGCCACAACGGCCGCATTTGGAATAATCACGCGACGGTAAACTTGAGCTCGCGTCATACCCAGACTACGTGCCGCCTCAATTTCACCTGGATTAACAGAAAGGATGGCCGCACGAATGGTTTCACTTGCATAAGCCGCCTCATTAAAAGCAAAGGCCACAATCGCAAAAAGTGCCGCTGGAATCGCATTGATATTGAAACCAGTTCCCCATTGTTGGTTGATAGCTTTCAGTGCTAAAGGAATTCCGTAGTAGGTCAACATAAGTTGAACTAGGATTGGGGTACCTTTTAAGAAGCTGACGAAAAAGGCCTGCAAGGGATATAGAATTTTAACACGATTGATCTTAACAATGGCAAAAATCAAGGCAAGCAGCAAACCAAAGAGTGCACCTCCAAGCGTCAACATCAAGGTTGTAGGCAATTGTTGGACAATCCTTGGAATTCCATCAAAGACCGAACGCAAACTAAAGAGCTTACCATCCGGAATGAGTTGCATCAAACTTTGGTACCAATCTGATGCTAAAAATGTTGTAACAGTCATAAAAACATCCTCTCCTGATAATGATTCATTCTATCATACTTCTGCTCGCAAGCAAATTATTTGCTACGGGCTGCTCAGACTTTGTCTATCTTCTAGTTTATCACACTTTAAAACAGGGATGCTATATATTTTACCTATCAAGGAGATAAATAAAAACTATCTCAAACCTAAGTCCTCATAGGTTTTTCTATAGCCAATTTGTTTAACAGCACCATTCTCCACCAAAATTGGACGTTTCAATAACATACCATCACTCGCTAGAAGCTTGGCTGCTTCTTGTTTTGACAAACTTCCCACCTTATCTTTCAAGCCCAGTTCGCGGTATTTGATCCCGCTGGTATTGAAAAATTGTTTCACTTCAAAACCGGAAGTTTCCAACCAGTTCAAAATCACGTCTTCACTTGGTGTTTCTTCTACGATGTGGACAGCTTTATAGTTCACACCGAGTTGGTCTAGTTCATTTTTTGCTTTCTTACAAGTTGAACATTTTGGGTATTCGATAAATTCTAACATCTTCTTTTCTTTCTATTTTTTATTTTCTTGAAATGCTGCACCTTCATGTTGCAAGAGCCAGGCTTTCTTTTCGACTCCAGATGCATAGCCTGTCAAGCGATTGCCTGATCCCAGCACACGATGACAGGGTACGAGGATGGACCAAGGATTGCGCCCCACTGCTCCACCAATCGCTTGGGCAGAAGCTACTTGCAGGTCCTGCGCTATTTGTCCGTAAGTCACTGTTTGACCATAAGGAATGGCCTGTAAGTATGCCCAGACTCTCTTTTCAAAATCTGTTCCAATAGGAGCCAAAGGTAAGTCAGATAGATCCTCACCACTGCCTTCGAAATAGGTATCTAAATAGGAAATAACTTGCTCTAATACAGGATGGCTAGTAATTTCTTCTATCGTTTCGTCTCCTAATCCCCTCTCAAAATGAGTTTGGTCCTGTACCCAAATTCCATACAGATATTGCTTGTCAGCAACTAAGGATAAGGTTCCAATTGGCGACGGGTAGAGCATTTTTGCGTACTTATTCTGCTTCATTTTTTTAATTTCTGATAGGCCAAACGTTCCCCATCAACTGGAACCTTACCAACCTGTTGGAAGCCTAGTTTTTCAAAGATATGCTGCATGGCCTTGTTTTGTGCATGCGTATCTGAACGAAAATCTAGATAATCAAAACCTTCAATCAAGCCTTCTAGGAAAGTCTGAGCAACACCTTGTCCTTGGACATCTGCTGCCACAGCGATACGGTGAAAGACCAGATATTCTGATGCTCCCCCCTGCCAACTCCCTTCATAAATGGCTTCATAGGCTTCCTCTGGGCTCTTGGTCACAGCAGCATAAGCTAGCAGTTCTCCTTCTTCCAAGGCCACATAAGCTTGACCTGAAATAATATCATCGATAAGAACCTTGGCATTTGGATAGCCATTTTGCCACTGGTCGCTACCAGACTTGGCTAAGCACTTTTTGGCATCCTCCATCACCTGCATAATCGCATCAACTTCGTTTGGAAAAGCTAAACGAATCTCCATCTTTTCCCCTCATTTCTAACTAGTTTCTCTCATCAT from Streptococcus oralis includes these protein-coding regions:
- a CDS encoding HAD family hydrolase, which translates into the protein MTIKLIATDMDGTLLDPRGQLDLPRLEKILDQFDERGIRFVIATGNEVHRMRQLLEHLASRVILVVANGARIFEYDTLLQAQTWDDAMVDKALLHFKGRECRDQFVVTSMNGSFVKEGTVFTDLEKFMTPEMIEKLYQRTNFVDELNSDLFGGVLKMSMVVGEERSSSVLQEINDLFDGRVRAVSSGYGCIDILQAGVHKAWGLEELLKRWNLKSEQIMAFGDSENDVEMLELAGIAYAMENADDEAKAVATALAPANSQAGVYQVLENWLEKEG
- a CDS encoding CapA family protein, with protein sequence MEKRQDRWSQGTLYGVWRTSVDFFRNYKSWTNAQFIIVLLLAVSLSMGVNLLVRAVQGNKATSPSSQTLDSASTSGPSKENQSGETTARIMANGDLLYHIPIYRTALKEDGTYDFHENFEYVKPWLKQADLVIGDFEGTVNKDHYLAGYPLFNAPGEVMDAIKDAGYQVLDLAHNHILDSQIEGVVSTAQAIEKAGMTPIGVYTHESRDQAPIVIKEVNGIKVALLAYSYGFNGIEQYISQEDYNRYFSDLNEDKMKAEIERAEKEADITVIMPQMGIEYQLEPTEEQKTLYHKMIDWGADIIFGGHPHVVEPAETVEKDGDKKLIIYSMGNFLSNQRIETMQDEENAKWTERGVLMDVTIKKKDGKTRIETAKAHPTWVNRTPKGTYSPEGYPLFLYQTYILEDFIEGGSHRDQLDEATKERIDTAYKEMNEHVGLKW
- the def gene encoding peptide deformylase, giving the protein MSAIERITKAAHLIDMNDIIREGNPTLRAVAEEVTFPLSDQEIILGEKMMQFLKHSQDPVMAEKMGLRGGVGLAAPQLDISKRVIAVLVPNIVEEGETPQEAYDLQAVMYNPKIISHSVQDAALGEGEGCLSVDRNVPGYVVRHARVTVDYFDKDGEKHRIKLKGYNSIVVQHEIDHLNGIMFYDRINEKDPFAVKDGLLILE
- the rlmB gene encoding 23S rRNA (guanosine(2251)-2'-O)-methyltransferase RlmB produces the protein MKTNDIVYGVHAVTEALLANTGNKLYLQEDLRGKNVEKVKELATEKKVSISWTSKKSLYEMTEGAVHQGFVLRVSEFAYSELEHILAKTRQEENPLLLILDGLTDPHNLGSILRTADATNVSGVIIPKHRAVGVTPVVAKTATGAIEHVPIARVTNLSQTLDKLKDEGFWTFGTDMNGTPCHKWNTKGKIALIIGNEGKGISSNIKKQVDEMITIPMNGHVQSLNASVAAAILMYEVFRNRL
- the trxB gene encoding thioredoxin-disulfide reductase, whose product is MYDTIIIGAGPAGMTAALYAARSNLKVALIEGGLPGGQMNNTSDIENYPGYANISGPELAEKMFEPLENLGVEHLYGYVENIEDKGDYKKVITDDQVYETRTVIVATGSKHRLLGVPGEEELNSRGVSYCAVCDGAFFRDQDLLVVGGGDSAVEEALFLTRFAKTVTIVHRRDQLRAQKVLQDRAFANEKVNFIWDSVVKEIKGENRVESVIFENVKTGQITEQAFGGVFIYVGLDPVSDFVKELNIQDQAGWIVTDNHMKTSVDGIFAVGDVRQKDLRQVTTAVGDGAIAGQEAYKFITEHS
- a CDS encoding DUF4059 family protein, coding for MLLQLFSLYFESLILTTILVVIFLGIWIGLRAMSGVDKTAKARQAHLYDMIMIGVLVVPVLSFAVMSLLLVFKA
- a CDS encoding amino acid ABC transporter ATP-binding protein; this translates as MIKISNLSKSFSGQTVLNHLNLDIQKGEVVALIGSSGAGKSTFLRSLNYLETPDSGTIQIDNFKVDFSQISQEEILTLRRKLSMVFQQFNLFERRTALDNVKEGLVVVKKLSDGEATKIAKEELAKVGLSDRENHYPRHLSGGQKQRVALARALAMKPDVLLLDEPTSALDPELVGEVEKSIADAAKSGQTMILVSHDMSFVTQVADKVLFLDKGKIIESGTPDEIINHPKEERTKEFFASYKRTYI
- a CDS encoding amino acid ABC transporter permease, with protein sequence MTVTTFLASDWYQSLMQLIPDGKLFSLRSVFDGIPRIVQQLPTTLMLTLGGALFGLLLALIFAIVKINRVKILYPLQAFFVSFLKGTPILVQLMLTYYGIPLALKAINQQWGTGFNINAIPAALFAIVAFAFNEAAYASETIRAAILSVNPGEIEAARSLGMTRAQVYRRVIIPNAAVVATPTLINSLIGLTKGTSLAFSAGVVEVFAQAQILGGADYRYFERFISVALVYWVVNIGIESLGRFIERKMAISAPDTVSTDVKGDLR
- a CDS encoding arsenate reductase family protein, which codes for MLEFIEYPKCSTCKKAKNELDQLGVNYKAVHIVEETPSEDVILNWLETSGFEVKQFFNTSGIKYRELGLKDKVGSLSKQEAAKLLASDGMLLKRPILVENGAVKQIGYRKTYEDLGLR
- a CDS encoding methylated-DNA--[protein]-cysteine S-methyltransferase gives rise to the protein MKQNKYAKMLYPSPIGTLSLVADKQYLYGIWVQDQTHFERGLGDETIEEITSHPVLEQVISYLDTYFEGSGEDLSDLPLAPIGTDFEKRVWAYLQAIPYGQTVTYGQIAQDLQVASAQAIGGAVGRNPWSILVPCHRVLGSGNRLTGYASGVEKKAWLLQHEGAAFQENKK
- a CDS encoding GNAT family N-acetyltransferase, with the protein product MEIRLAFPNEVDAIMQVMEDAKKCLAKSGSDQWQNGYPNAKVLIDDIISGQAYVALEEGELLAYAAVTKSPEEAYEAIYEGSWQGGASEYLVFHRIAVAADVQGQGVAQTFLEGLIEGFDYLDFRSDTHAQNKAMQHIFEKLGFQQVGKVPVDGERLAYQKLKK